A single Phoenix dactylifera cultivar Barhee BC4 chromosome 1, palm_55x_up_171113_PBpolish2nd_filt_p, whole genome shotgun sequence DNA region contains:
- the LOC103710958 gene encoding protein DMP2-like gives MAGDSQQSSEKMISESKSPRSNAGTTGDRAFKGMADLIRLLPTGTVFLFQFLNPLLTNTGHCHTINKYSSGALLAICGFFCCFSSFTDSYIGIDGRVYYGLVTKDGLWSFSDRNASSKDLSKYKLRFGDFVHAFLSLIVFAVIALLDDNTVLCFYPSFESEGKTLLMALPTVVGGLASFVFMVFPNNRHGIGYAPTGNMESSD, from the coding sequence ATGGCAGGAGATTCCCAACAATCCTCTGAGAAAATGATTTCAGAATCCAAGTCCCCTAGAAGCAATGCAGGAACTACAGGGGATAGGGCCTTCAAAGGGATGGCCGACCTCATAAGACTCCTCCCAACTGGGACTGTCTTCCTCTTCCAATTCCTCAATCCTCTGTTAACCAACACTGGTCATTGCCACACCATCAACAAGTACTCGAGCGGCGCGCTCCTCGCCATCTGTGGCTTCTTTTGTTGCTTCTCCTCCTTCACTGATAGCTACATTGGTATCGATGGAAGGGTCTACTATGGCCTCGTGACAAAGGATGGGCTGTGGTCCTTCTCGGACCGAAATGCTAGCTCGAAGGACCTATCGAAGTACAAGCTAAGGTTTGGAGATTTTGTTCATGCATTCCTCTCACTGATCGTGTTTGCAGTGATTGCACTATTGGATGACAACACCGTATTATGCTTCTATCCATCTTTCGAGTCGGAGGGGAAGACATTGCTCATGGCCTTGCCTACTGTGGTGGGTGGCCTGGCTAGTTTTGTGTTCATGGTTTTCCCCAACAATAGACATGGAATAGGGTATGCTCCAACGGGGAACATGGAGAGTTCTGATTGA